The sequence CGCAGTCGGCCGTCAGTCAGCACATTCAAAATTTGGAAAATCATTTCGGTGTTAAGCTCTTTGATCGCTTGCACCGCCGAATTGCCATCACCGCGGCCGGTGAAACGCTCTATCCTTACGCGGTGGAACTTGATACGTTATACCAGCGGGCGCAGAAGGCCATCCAGACTTTAACCGATGATGTGAGCGGCCGGCTGTGGATTGGCGCCAGTCTGACGATTGGCGAGTACATTATGCCAAAAGTGTTGGTCATGTTCCGCCAGCTGTATCCGAATGTGGATATGACCATGGAAATTTACAATTCCGAGCAGATTACCTCCATGGTCATAGATGGTGTTCTTGACGTTGGCTTCATTGAAGGACCGTATCAATTGTCCGGTAACATTTGCGCCGTGCCATGCGGTGGCGATGAATTGGCGGTTATAGCGCCGCCCGGCCACCCCCTGGCATCCGGCGAGCCCTGTGAGCTTGGCGCGCTGCTCAGCCAGCGCTGGGTGATGCGGGAGCGGACTTCAGGTACGCGTCGCTTTTTTGAGCTGTTCGTCGAGAAGGCAGGTTATGCGCTCGACCGTCTCAACGTGGTCATGGAACTGGGCAGTACTCAGGCAATAAAGGAAGCGGTAAAAGCCGGCTTCGGAATTGCCGCTGTTTCCGTTCTGGCCGTGAGCGACGAAGTGGAGCGGGGCGAAATGCGGCCAATTATCCTGAAGGAAGGGCCTGTCCGCCGGGATTTTACCATGATTTACAACGCCGAAAAGTTCTGTACCCTGGCCGTGGAAAAGTTTCTCGCTTTTGCCCCGCAGCATTTTGGCCGATAATAAAACAAAAACCTCCCGCCGGTTTAGTCAGGCGGGAGGTTTTCGCATGGATGCCAAAAAGCATGGTGTTTTTGTTGCATGTCTTGGCGGGGAGGAGGCGCTGGCCATAGTTCAATGAGCGAGCCTTCCCGCATCGCCGCGGCCAAATGGGTGTAGATTAGTTTATTTTTCCGCTCTAAACCGCGAATTAGTTCTTTGATTTCCTGGCGCTTGGTCTTGCCGTTATACGGGCAGGGACTCGGGATAGGCGTAAAACCGTGGTATTGAATGGTGCGGCGCAGTTCTTTTTCCCGGAAATAAATGAGAGGCCGGATGACGGTGAGTCCGGTGCGGTCTAGGTAGGTCTTAGGCAAGAAAGTTTTGATCTGCCCTGAATAGAGAATGCTCATAAGAAAAGTTTCGACGGCGTCATCGTGGTGGTGGGCATAAGCAATTTTGTTAAAGCCGTTTTCCTTGGCAAACCGGTTGATGGCGCCGCGCCGGAAAAAGGCGCAGCTATAGCAGGGGTCTTTGCCCGCATTGCGGGCGATGGCGCCGGCAATGTCGATTTTGAAGGTATGAAAAGGAACGCCCAGGTCGGCGCAGAACGCCGCCAGGCCGGTGGTGGCAAAATCGGTGGAAAACATGGGGTCAAGGGTGATAGCGGCAAGTTCAAATTTGCGGGGCGAATGGTCGCGCATGAGCGCCAGGGCGTAAGTAAGAAATACACTGTCTTTGCCGCCGGACAAACCGATAAGGATGCGGTCGCCGTCGCCAATCAGGTCAAATTCAATGACGGCTCGCCAGAGACGGCTAAAATATTGCTGTGGTAAATGTCGACGCATACGGCACCTCACAGGAAAAAGTTACATAAAATATTATATAAGCTGTGAGAAATTTTGCCAGTGGCAAAATTAGGTGGAAGCCTCCCGCGCCAAGATTTGGCCTTCCGCCAGCCAGTCCCAGTATTTTTTGGGGATAACCCGTTTTGCCAGGGCTATATTTTTACGGGTGGCAATATATTGGGACTGGTAGTAGGTTTCCCAGGCCTGGGTGAACTCGTCGCCGGCAACATGCGCCAGATAATCGGCGACCGGCACGGTAAACAAGCGCCCGTTTTCCAGAGCGAGAGCGCGGCCGTCCAAGAGCAAAACCAATCGCTGCTTGGGGTAACGGTCGGCGAATTTGCGTAGGATTAGGTCGGCCGTGTCATGGAATAGCTTGGGGCGAGCCACGAGAGCCCCGTCCGGGGCGGGCTGAAACCGAATAAACCCCAGCATCTTATGTACTTCCCGGGCGATAGCCCGGGCCCGGTTAATAAATAGCCTGCTGACATCACTTACCCCGCACAGACAGTAAGCATGGCCGTAGCGGAGGGCTTGTTCGGCGGCGGCGAAAATAACGGCGGCGCGGTCAGGGGACGCGTAACGCAGATTGGCGGCAATCAGCCGGGCAAGGGTGCGGCCCGGTGAATCGAGTAGCCAGTTGGCGTCTAAGCCGCAGTTTTGCCGTAACTGCTTTACTAGGCAAGGGAGGGAGGTATGATCGGCATCCAGCTGGTCGGTATACATAAACAGACCAAGCGATTCGTGGTCTCCCTTAAAGCAAGGCAGGTCATTATGGATTTGGGCCAATATCGCCGCTTTAAGTATCGACCCGGGGGTCGGCGAGCAGGAGATCACGATCATCACCCCAGAGGCTGAGTTGTTGATAATGTTCACGTTTTGGCGATTGGAGCAGCCGGCGGTTGCCGTAAAATTTGCCGTTGACAGTGAGAAACGCTAAGGCCCGTTTGGTGACTACCCCGATATTTTTCAGCTGGGCCGGGTCGCTAAACCGGTAGGTGCGCCGTACTTGGACAATCTTGGCCGCTGACCGCGGACCGATACCAGGAACTTTAAGCAGTTCGCGGTAAGAAGCTTTGTTAATTTCCAGGGGAAAATGCTGGGGGTTGTGCAGCGCATAAGCAAGTTTCGGGTCGAGGGATAGATCCAGGTTGCCAGTCGCGTCAAAAACAATATCGTCAATGGAAAAACCGTACAGGCGCAACAAAAAATCTGACTGATAAAGACGGTTTTCCCTAATTAGCGGCGTGGCCTTTACTGTGGCCAGCGGCGTGGCGGCGACAGGTTGAAACGCGCTAAAATAAGCGCGTTTTAACTCGTATTCCTGGTAAAGCCGGGTGACAGACAAGAGAATGTCCCGGTCGCTTTCACCGGCAGCGCCGACGATGTACTGGGTAGAATGGGTGGTATCCTGACGGTGCCGGAGGACGTCGCGGATGCTGGCCATGCCTGACAGCAGCTCGCCGGCAAACTGTTTGGTGCGGCTCAGCCGGGCAAGGTGCGACGCAGTCGGTGCCTCCATATTGAGGGAAATACGGTTAGCCAGGGCGGCGGCTTTTTCAATCTCGGCCGGCGTGGCCCCAGGGATAATTTTTAAATGGATATAGCCGCCAAAGCGATAGCGATAGCGCAGGATTTCGGCAACCTTGATAATCTCTTCCATGGTGCGGGCAGTGGAATGCCAAACCCCTGAGCTCAGAAACAGACCCTCTACATAATTGCGGCGGTAGAACTCCATGAACAGCTTTGCCAGCTCGTCGGCGGCAAAGCGGGTGCGGGGCACGTCGCGGGCGGCGCGATTGGGACAGTAGGCGCAATCGCGTTCGCAGTAATTCGTCAGCAGAACTTTGAATAAAGATATACAGCGGCCGTCGGGAGTGAACGAATGACAGACGCCGGCCGGGCTGGTCCGGCCGATGGCCGGCCGCTGATGTTTGCCAGGACGGGCGGCCGTTGCGGCACACACGTCATACTTGGCGCCTTCGCCCAGTAGTTTTAGCTTTTGCTCTATTTCCATGGCTCCACCTGCACACCCAAGTGTTACTGTATTTATTATAAGAGAAAAACATATGTTTGACAAACATTTGTTCAGGATAAAAATATGGATAATAAACGCAATATTCAGGCAGGAAAAGGGCTCACGTGCAGAGAAACTATATGCAAAAGCATAAAGTTGGATGATGACCGGGGGAGAGACCGCCTTAGGCGGCGCCGAAGGAGCAAACAGGCGAGAAACTCTCAGGCAAAAGGACCCTGGTTTGACACACCTCTGGAGAGAACCGCATGCTGCGGTCACCGAAGGGGAGCCGGATTTAGGCAATCTCTCAGGTAAAAGGACAGAGTAAGCGCCGCGCTTACTTAGTGTCCTTTTTTTCTTTTGTGCTTTTTGGAACAAATAATAATATAGTCTGAAGGGAGGATTTTATGAGCGACAAAAAGACGCCACTCTACGACATCCACGTGGCCAGCGGCGCCAAAATCATCGAATTTGGCGGCTGGCTCATGCCGGTGCAGTATACCGGCATTATCGAGGAGCACCGGGCCGTGCGGCAGGCGGCAGGACTCTTCGACGTATCCCACATGGGAGAAGTGTCGGTCAGCGGGCCGGACGCTACCGCCTATGTGAACAGGCTGGTGACCAATGACGCTTCCCGCCTGGCCGTCAACCAGGTGATGTACACTCCCATGTGCTATGACCACGGCGGGGTGGTTGACGATCTTTTGGTCTATCGCCTTGGCGAACAAGAATATCTGTTGGTGATTAACGCCGCCAATATTGACAAAGATTACGCCTGGATGGTGCAGCACGCGGCGAACTATGACGTTACCGTCAAAAACATTTCCGATGTTACCGCCGAATTGGCGCTGCAGGGCCCGCGGGCCGAAGCCATCCTGCAGCCGTTGACCGATGAAGATTTGAGCACCATTAAATATTATTGGCTGCGCCGGCACGTCCGCGTTGACGGGATCGACTGTCTGATTTCCCGGACAGGGTATACGGGAGAGGACGGTTTTGAAATTTACTGCGCGCCGGAGGAAGCTGGCAGACTATGGAACCGCCTGATGGAGGTCGGCAAGCCGCTGGGACTGGTGCCGGCCGGATTAGGCGCCCGTGATACGCTGCGGTTTGAAGCCGGTTTGCCGCTTTACGGTCACGAACTTTCCGAAAGCATCACACCGCTCGAAGCCGGTCTCGGCGTCTTTGTCAAGTTTGACAAACAGAGCTTTATCGGCTATGAGGCGCTGCTGGCCCAGAAAAACGCCGGTGTCCGGCGCAAAATTGTCGGGATCGAGATGGTAGGGCGGGGTATTGCCCGTGCCGGCTATGCCTGTCATGCCGCCGACCGGGTCATCGGCACGGTGACAAGCGGCACTTATGCGCCCACCCTCGATAAAAACCTGGCCTTAGCTATTTTGGAAACGGAGTTTTCGGCGCCGGGGACGGAAGTGGCGGTGGAAATCCGCGGCAAACTGGTAGAAGCCAAGGTTGTGGCCAAACCATTTTATAAAAGGAGGAAATAAATTATGAATATCCCGCAGGAACTTAAGTACACCAAAGATCACGAGTGGGTTCGCGTCGAGGGGACGCGCGCGGTCGTAGGCATCACCGACTATGCCCAGCATGAGCTGGGGGACATCGTTTTTATCGAGGTGCCCGCCGTCGGCAAACAGGTTAAGGCGCACGGCAATTTGTCCGTAGTCGAATCGGTCAAAGCCGTTTCGGATATTTATGCACCGGTTAGCGGTACGGTGGTGGAAGTGAACGAGGCGTTAAACGACCGCCCCGAAGTGGTCAACCAGGATCCCTACGGGGAAGGCTGGCTGGCCGTTATTGAACTGGAAGACGCCTCCGAATTGGAGGGGCTGCTCAGCGCCGACGCCTACCGTGCGCTGACCGAGGGGGGAAAATAGATGGCCGGGCGCCATTATTTGCCCAATACCGACGCCGACCGGCAGGCCATGCTGGCGGCGATTGGCGTAAGCAGCGTCGATGAGCTTTTCCAGGATATCCCGCCGGCGGTGCGGCTGGGCCGTCCGCTTGATTTGCCGCCGGCTCTGAGTGAACTGGAAGTGCTGCGGCTGATGCAGCAGCGCGCGGCCGAAAATGTCCATGTCGGTCAAATGCCTTGTTTTTTGGGGGCTGGCGCTTATGACCATTTTATTCCCGCCGTTGTGTCGCACCTGGCCGGCCGCGCGGAATTTTATACCGCCTATACGCAGTACCAGCCGGAAATCAGTCAGGGCGGCCTGCAGGCCCTGTGGGAGTACCAAAGCTATATCTGCGAACTGACCGGCCTGGATGTGGCCAACGCTTCGCTGTACGATGGGGCCACCGCCCTGGCCGAAGCGATGAACATGGCTTGTGGAGTTACTGGCCGCAGTAAAGTCGTAGTGAGCGCCGGCATCCATCCGTTTTATCGCCGCGTGCTGGCTACTTACGCCCGCGACCTCGGCTTTGAAATTGTCACCGTGCCAACGGTGGACGGTCAAACGGACCGCGCGGCGCTCAAGGCGGCCGTTAACACGGAAGTGGCGGCCCTGCTTATGCAAAACCCGAACTTCTACGGGGTTGTAGAGGATATGGAGGGTCTTGCGGAGCTGGTGCACGGCAACGGCGGTTTACTGGTTGCCTGCGTCAATCCCATTTCCTTGGCGGTCCTCAAGCCCCCTGGCGCCTATGGGGCGGACGCGGCGGTGGGCGAGGGGCAGCCGTTGGGCCTGGGGCTGAATTTTGGCGGGCCTTACCTTGGTTTTATGGCGGTGCGGGAGAAATACATGCGCCGCATGCCGGGGCGTATCGTTGGCCAAACCACTGATCTTGAGGGCAAGCGCGGTTTTGTGCTGACCCTCCAGGCGCGGGAACAGCATATCCGCCGCGAAAAGGCTTATTCCAATATTTGCTCCAATGAGGGACTGTGTGCCATTACCGCCGCCATTTACCTGTCTGCTTTGGGCAAGCAAGGCCTGGCGAAAGTGGCCCGTCTCTGCCTGCAGAAAGCGCACTACGCCGCCGGGCGCATCGCTTCCCTTCCTGGCTACCGGCTGGCCTATACCGCGCCCTTTTTCCATGAGTTTGTGGTGGAAACGCCGCTTCCGGCCGCGGAAATCAATGCCCGATTGCAGGAAAAGGGCATCATCGGCGGCCTTGATCTGGCCACTGTGGAAGAAGGACCAGCCAACCGCATGCTGCTGTGCGTGACGGAAAAACGGACGAAAGCGGAAATCGATGCCCTTGTGGCGGTATTGGAGGGGATAAAATGAGCCTGACGAACCGCAAGGCCCTGGTGTTTGAACTGAGTAAGCCGGGCCGGATCGGCGCCGACCTGCCGGAGGCCGATGTGCCGGAGCAGGAACTGGCCGCGCTCGTGCCGGCTGCGGCGCTGCGGGAAGCGCCGCCGCGGCTGCCGGAAATCAGCGAGGTAGACGTCGTTCGTCATTATACCGCCTTATCGCGGCGCAACTATGGCGTTGACAACGGTTTTTATCCGCTCGGTTCCTGCACTATGAAATATAATCCGAAAGTGAACGAAGAAGTGGCTAAACTGCCGGGCTTCAGCAATATTCACCCGCTGCAGGATAGCAAGGCCGTGCAGGGCGCCCTGGCCGTCATGTATGAACTGCAAAATTACCTTGCCGAAATTGCCGGCATGGATGCCTGCACCCTACAGCCGGCGGCCGGTGCCCATGGCGAACTGACCGGCCTCAAACTCATCCGGGCGTATCATGAAAGCCGTGGGGAGAAGCGGACCAAGGTCATCGTGCCTGACTCGGCCCACGGGACAAATCCGGCAACGGCTACTGTCTGCGGTCTGGAGACGGTAGAAATTAAGTCCAATCCCGACGGCAGCGTCAATCTTGAGGCCCTGCGGGCCGCCGTTGGCCCCGATACGGCGGCGCTTATGCTGACTAATCCCAGTACCTTGGGGCTTTTCGAGACGCAAATTATTGAGATTGCCAAAATCGTCCATGAGGCCGGCGCCCTCCTTTATTACGACGGCGCTAATGCCAACGCTATATTGGGGATTACCCGCCCTGGCGACATGGGGTTTGATGTGGTTCACTTCAATCTTCATAAGACGTTTTCTACGCCGCACGGCGGCGGCGGGCCGGGTTCGGGGCCGGTCGGCGTTAAGGAAAAACTTATTCCTTTCCTGCCGGTGCCGGTTATCGAGTTTGATGGCTGCCGCTACCGCCTTAATTACGACCGGCCCCAGTCGATCGGCAAGGTCCACGGTTTTTACGGCAATTTCAGTGTCATGCTGCGGGCCTATACCTATATCCGCATGATGGGACCGGACGGCCTTCGGCAGGTCAGCGAGGATGCCGTTCTTAACGCCAACTATGTCATGCGCGCCCTGGCGCCGTACTATAAGCTGCCCTTCGAGCGGCACTGCATGCATGAGTGCGTCTTT comes from Sporolituus thermophilus DSM 23256 and encodes:
- a CDS encoding LysR family transcriptional regulator, encoding MLDLQLLVFKTVVEKNSISLAAQDLHMTQSAVSQHIQNLENHFGVKLFDRLHRRIAITAAGETLYPYAVELDTLYQRAQKAIQTLTDDVSGRLWIGASLTIGEYIMPKVLVMFRQLYPNVDMTMEIYNSEQITSMVIDGVLDVGFIEGPYQLSGNICAVPCGGDELAVIAPPGHPLASGEPCELGALLSQRWVMRERTSGTRRFFELFVEKAGYALDRLNVVMELGSTQAIKEAVKAGFGIAAVSVLAVSDEVERGEMRPIILKEGPVRRDFTMIYNAEKFCTLAVEKFLAFAPQHFGR
- a CDS encoding tRNA 2-thiocytidine biosynthesis TtcA family protein; protein product: MRRHLPQQYFSRLWRAVIEFDLIGDGDRILIGLSGGKDSVFLTYALALMRDHSPRKFELAAITLDPMFSTDFATTGLAAFCADLGVPFHTFKIDIAGAIARNAGKDPCYSCAFFRRGAINRFAKENGFNKIAYAHHHDDAVETFLMSILYSGQIKTFLPKTYLDRTGLTVIRPLIYFREKELRRTIQYHGFTPIPSPCPYNGKTKRQEIKELIRGLERKNKLIYTHLAAAMREGSLIELWPAPPPRQDMQQKHHAFWHPCENLPPD
- a CDS encoding DUF4130 domain-containing protein; this translates as MISCSPTPGSILKAAILAQIHNDLPCFKGDHESLGLFMYTDQLDADHTSLPCLVKQLRQNCGLDANWLLDSPGRTLARLIAANLRYASPDRAAVIFAAAEQALRYGHAYCLCGVSDVSRLFINRARAIAREVHKMLGFIRFQPAPDGALVARPKLFHDTADLILRKFADRYPKQRLVLLLDGRALALENGRLFTVPVADYLAHVAGDEFTQAWETYYQSQYIATRKNIALAKRVIPKKYWDWLAEGQILAREAST
- a CDS encoding putative DNA modification/repair radical SAM protein; its protein translation is MEIEQKLKLLGEGAKYDVCAATAARPGKHQRPAIGRTSPAGVCHSFTPDGRCISLFKVLLTNYCERDCAYCPNRAARDVPRTRFAADELAKLFMEFYRRNYVEGLFLSSGVWHSTARTMEEIIKVAEILRYRYRFGGYIHLKIIPGATPAEIEKAAALANRISLNMEAPTASHLARLSRTKQFAGELLSGMASIRDVLRHRQDTTHSTQYIVGAAGESDRDILLSVTRLYQEYELKRAYFSAFQPVAATPLATVKATPLIRENRLYQSDFLLRLYGFSIDDIVFDATGNLDLSLDPKLAYALHNPQHFPLEINKASYRELLKVPGIGPRSAAKIVQVRRTYRFSDPAQLKNIGVVTKRALAFLTVNGKFYGNRRLLQSPKREHYQQLSLWGDDRDLLLADPRVDT
- the gcvT gene encoding glycine cleavage system aminomethyltransferase GcvT — protein: MSDKKTPLYDIHVASGAKIIEFGGWLMPVQYTGIIEEHRAVRQAAGLFDVSHMGEVSVSGPDATAYVNRLVTNDASRLAVNQVMYTPMCYDHGGVVDDLLVYRLGEQEYLLVINAANIDKDYAWMVQHAANYDVTVKNISDVTAELALQGPRAEAILQPLTDEDLSTIKYYWLRRHVRVDGIDCLISRTGYTGEDGFEIYCAPEEAGRLWNRLMEVGKPLGLVPAGLGARDTLRFEAGLPLYGHELSESITPLEAGLGVFVKFDKQSFIGYEALLAQKNAGVRRKIVGIEMVGRGIARAGYACHAADRVIGTVTSGTYAPTLDKNLALAILETEFSAPGTEVAVEIRGKLVEAKVVAKPFYKRRK
- the gcvH gene encoding glycine cleavage system protein GcvH, producing the protein MNIPQELKYTKDHEWVRVEGTRAVVGITDYAQHELGDIVFIEVPAVGKQVKAHGNLSVVESVKAVSDIYAPVSGTVVEVNEALNDRPEVVNQDPYGEGWLAVIELEDASELEGLLSADAYRALTEGGK
- the gcvPA gene encoding aminomethyl-transferring glycine dehydrogenase subunit GcvPA, giving the protein MAGRHYLPNTDADRQAMLAAIGVSSVDELFQDIPPAVRLGRPLDLPPALSELEVLRLMQQRAAENVHVGQMPCFLGAGAYDHFIPAVVSHLAGRAEFYTAYTQYQPEISQGGLQALWEYQSYICELTGLDVANASLYDGATALAEAMNMACGVTGRSKVVVSAGIHPFYRRVLATYARDLGFEIVTVPTVDGQTDRAALKAAVNTEVAALLMQNPNFYGVVEDMEGLAELVHGNGGLLVACVNPISLAVLKPPGAYGADAAVGEGQPLGLGLNFGGPYLGFMAVREKYMRRMPGRIVGQTTDLEGKRGFVLTLQAREQHIRREKAYSNICSNEGLCAITAAIYLSALGKQGLAKVARLCLQKAHYAAGRIASLPGYRLAYTAPFFHEFVVETPLPAAEINARLQEKGIIGGLDLATVEEGPANRMLLCVTEKRTKAEIDALVAVLEGIK
- the gcvPB gene encoding aminomethyl-transferring glycine dehydrogenase subunit GcvPB, which produces MSLTNRKALVFELSKPGRIGADLPEADVPEQELAALVPAAALREAPPRLPEISEVDVVRHYTALSRRNYGVDNGFYPLGSCTMKYNPKVNEEVAKLPGFSNIHPLQDSKAVQGALAVMYELQNYLAEIAGMDACTLQPAAGAHGELTGLKLIRAYHESRGEKRTKVIVPDSAHGTNPATATVCGLETVEIKSNPDGSVNLEALRAAVGPDTAALMLTNPSTLGLFETQIIEIAKIVHEAGALLYYDGANANAILGITRPGDMGFDVVHFNLHKTFSTPHGGGGPGSGPVGVKEKLIPFLPVPVIEFDGCRYRLNYDRPQSIGKVHGFYGNFSVMLRAYTYIRMMGPDGLRQVSEDAVLNANYVMRALAPYYKLPFERHCMHECVFAGLKEHAPEVKTLDVAKRILDYGYHPPTIYFPLIVHDALMIEPTETESKETLDEFIAVMKEIAREAVEQPELVTGAPQTTVVRRLDEATAARKPVVRWKEPLTP